Part of the Ignavibacteriota bacterium genome, ATTTATTTTTGAAATTTCTTCAAGCGATTTGATTACTATCGCTTCGCCGTTCGTCTGTCCGACTAAACCAACCACTTCTGCGTGGTCAATCTTTCCGTAGATAACAACCTGGAATCCGGTATCATAAAACTTCTTGATTCGTTCCTGAACTTTCCGAACAACCGGGCATGTTGCATCAATCAATTCAATGCCGAGTTCTTTTGCTCGCTCAAACGTTGATGGCGGTTCACCATGAGCGCGAATCAAAACTTTCGCATCTTTAATGCTTGCAAGGTCTTCACGATGGATTGTCTTCAATCCTTTTTGTTCGAGTCGTTCAATCTCCATCGGGTTGTGAATGATTTCACCAAGTGAATACAAATTCATTTCACCCGGAAGTGAAGCCAATTCACTCTCAGCGATGTCAATCGTACGAACAACACCCCAGCAGAAGCCGGCGCTTTTATCAATGGAAACGTTCATGAATTCAAAGAACTATGGTTGATGATTTCTTTTGCTTTCGTTACAATAAACTCTACCTGTTCATCAATCGTCATTGATGAAGTGTCCAACAAGATTGCATCGTCGGCTTTTCGTAACGGACTTTCTTTTCTTGTTGAATCAAACTCGTCGCGCTTTGTCAGTTCATCTGCCAACACATCAAGCCCGACTTCAATTCCTGTCTTCTTCAAATCCATTTGACGGCGTTTCGCCCGTTCATTCACCTGAGCAACAAGAAATATTTTCAAATCTGCATTCGGAAAAACAACTGTGCCGATGTCTCTTCCTTCAAGAACGATTCCGCCGTTCTCCCCCATCTTGCGTTGCTCTCGAACCATTACTTCACGAACGGCTTTGATGCTACTAACAGGACTTGCCGCTTTTGTTACTGCCTGAGAGCGAATACGTTCCGTCACATCTCTTGAATCAAGAAAGATGTGTAAACCGTCTTCTTGCTGACGTAATTGTATTTCTGTTTGATGCGCTAACTGACCGATTGTTTCGTGGTCGTCTAAATGTAGTTGTTGCTCTAAAACTTTGAGCGTCATTGCCCGGTACATTGCACCCGTGTCAATGTGCAAGTATCCTAACTTTCCGGCAACCAAGCGAGCTGTTGTACTTTTCCCCGACGCCGCCGGACCATCTATGGCAATGATTAATTTCCTCAAATTAGTTGGATTTTTGACATTTTTACGCCCGCCAATATACTAATTTCCACTTTCGGAAACAACCGAGTATATTTGCCCGTCTCTTTGAATTCATCTGCTACTGCTAATCATAAATCCGAAATACTAAATCCTAATATCTAAACAAATTCGAATAACTAAATTCATTATTCAACCTATCCTTTTTCGGTATTAGATATTAGGATTTGTTTAGAATTTCGATATTCGTATTTAGAATTTTACAATAGTTATGCGAAAACTCACCCACTCCGAAATCTCCCAACATCGTTACTCGCCCGAACAATTGAAGACAATGCCACGGCTTCCTATTTATGTACTGCTCGATAATATTCGAAGTTTATACAATGTCGGCTCGGTTTTCCGTACTTCTGACGGAGCAAGAATAGAAAAATTGTTCTTAACGGGCTATACGCCCTACCCTCCACGAAAAGAAATTGACAAAACTGCTTTGGGAGCAACCAATACTGTCCCTTGGGAATATTACAAAGACCCGGTTGAGCCGCTACAACTTCTCAAGTCTCAGGGAATCCGCATTTGCACACTCGAACATACCGATAAAAGCATCCCCTACTTCTCCCTCACGAAAGAACATTTCCCTCTTTGTTTGATAGTCGGCAATGAAATTACCGGTGTGAGAAAAGAAATCATCGCCGAAAGCGACTTCTCAGTAGATATTCCCATGTTCGGGATGAAACAATCTCTGAACGCCGCAGTTGCCTATGGAATCGCCGTGTTTGAGTTTGTAAAGATACTTAGAAACAGCTGAATCCTGCCTGTAGCTTCATAAACACTACTCATTTTTTCAAAAAATCGGTCGGTTTTTTCTAAATATCGGTCGGTTTTTTCTAAATATCGGTCGGTTTTTTCTAAATATAGGTCGGTTTTTTCCAAATATCGGTCGGTTTTTTCTAAATATCGGTCGGTTTTTTCCAAATATCGG contains:
- a CDS encoding 4-hydroxy-3-methylbut-2-enyl diphosphate reductase, yielding MNVSIDKSAGFCWGVVRTIDIAESELASLPGEMNLYSLGEIIHNPMEIERLEQKGLKTIHREDLASIKDAKVLIRAHGEPPSTFERAKELGIELIDATCPVVRKVQERIKKFYDTGFQVVIYGKIDHAEVVGLVGQTNGEAIVIKSLEEISKINFEKKTVLFSQTTMDKETFHKIKTALQEKIKDFVVSGFMDEAVEFHAKDTICGQVFGRDKKLQEYARQNDIMIFVAGRISSNGKVLFHICQEANPRTYFIENETELQPEWFEEVEHVGISGATSTPHWLMERVKHAIEERFSVLHAA
- a CDS encoding (d)CMP kinase: MRKLIIAIDGPAASGKSTTARLVAGKLGYLHIDTGAMYRAMTLKVLEQQLHLDDHETIGQLAHQTEIQLRQQEDGLHIFLDSRDVTERIRSQAVTKAASPVSSIKAVREVMVREQRKMGENGGIVLEGRDIGTVVFPNADLKIFLVAQVNERAKRRQMDLKKTGIEVGLDVLADELTKRDEFDSTRKESPLRKADDAILLDTSSMTIDEQVEFIVTKAKEIINHSSLNS
- a CDS encoding RNA methyltransferase yields the protein MRKLTHSEISQHRYSPEQLKTMPRLPIYVLLDNIRSLYNVGSVFRTSDGARIEKLFLTGYTPYPPRKEIDKTALGATNTVPWEYYKDPVEPLQLLKSQGIRICTLEHTDKSIPYFSLTKEHFPLCLIVGNEITGVRKEIIAESDFSVDIPMFGMKQSLNAAVAYGIAVFEFVKILRNS